Proteins encoded by one window of Thunnus thynnus chromosome 3, fThuThy2.1, whole genome shotgun sequence:
- the pla2g6 gene encoding 85/88 kDa calcium-independent phospholipase A2 isoform X1 has product METLVHNVTMQFLGRLLDTVSSVSTLFTNPYRVRDVPLADYGGGGKILLKDEGRIVLYKNAQYQSWDCVLMCPETPNMALRLFQVASEEDAMNWFPQYALKLRPFYETLPLKAETTQPIVDCIRNHPDWSSAHIAVDTGLRECLKHNYVQSQINARDTSGQTPLHLACERSDSACVKELLEESQARTDIRDRNGETPMHSAAKQDSPAIIQILCSRLCSGVNELNNNGETPLHVSCRLGRVEAVKALLGGGAKCDIIGGSGYAIHAAMKYNEKGCAEEILKADPGQLQAEDSVYGGTPLHWAKTAEMCRLLLEHGCMVNYLSKTGESALHILTKKGRFEAAMVLLTHGANANLKGQDGNTALHLAMKMDHMELIKALIVFGADVEIHNDLGETPGLIAARTSKGPNRKILLDMLCSVGVQRCLPPSPASPPPISNKAPPPGIGFEDIMFVGAAVTAMSRGTSEVDGPKTGKRKMERLLCLDGGGIKGLVLIQMLIALEREAGRPTRELFDWVAGTSTGGILALAIIHGKSMEYLRCLYFRMKEQVFKGSRPYESAPLEDFLKKEFGENTKMTDVQYPRVMVTSVLADRHPGELHIFRNYDPPSVHREPPYATTATFQPLTVPQGWEDEDVLIVGYTVEPARKRRKVTAEEQLVWRAARSSGAAPTYFRPMGRFLDGGLLANNPTLDAMSEIHQYNKALKAEGHGTEVKKLGIVVSLGTGKPPQVVVSSVDVFRPSNPLELAKSFVGAKELGKMLVDCCTDSDGCAVDRARAWCEMIDTIYHRLSPQLSQEVMLDEVSDAVLVDMLWETQMYLYEKREVLQSLAKVLMDN; this is encoded by the exons ATGGAGACACTTGTtcataat GTAACAATGCAGTTCTTGGGCCGGCTGTTGGACACAGTCTCCTCTGTCTCAACCCTCTTCACCAACCCTTACCGGGTCAGAGATGTGCCGCTGGCTGACTACGGTGGAGGAGGAAAAATCCTGCTGAAAGACGAGGGACGTATAGTTCTGTATAAAAATGCACAGTACCAGTCATGGGACTGTGTGCTTATGTGTCCTGAGACACCGAATATGGCTCTGAG GCTGTTTCAGGTGGCATCAGAGGAGGATGCCATGAACTGGTTCCCGCAGTATGCCCTCAAGCTTCGACCCTTCTATGAGACACTGCCGTTGAAGGCTGAGACCACCCAGCCAATCGTGGACTGCATCCGCAACCACCCAGACTGGAGCTCTGCCCACATCGCCGTGGACACGGGCCTGCGGGAGTGTCTCAAACACAACTATGTCCAGAG TCAGATCAATGCTCGGGACACGTCAGGTCAGACGCCGCTGCACTTGGCGTGTGAGCGCAGTGACTCTGCGTGTGTGAAGGAGCTGTTGGAGGAAAGCCAGGCTCGCACTGACATCAGAGACCGCAACGGAGAGACGCCCATGCACAGCGCCGCCAAGCAGGATTCTCCTGCCATCATTCAG ATCCTGTGCTCGCGGTTGTGCTCCGGGGTGAATGAGCTGAACAATAACGGGGAGACGCCACTCCACGTGTCCTGCCGCTTGGGCCGAGTGGAGGCCGTCAAAGCTCTGTTGGGCGGCGGAGCCAAGTGTGATATCATCGGAGGCAGCGGCTACGCCATCCACGCTGCCATGAAGTACAACGAGAAGGG gtGTGCGGAGGAGATCCTCAAAGCAGACCCAGGCCAGCTCCAGGCTGAGGATTCTGTATATGGAGGGACGCCTCTCCATTGGGCCAAAACTGCTGAG ATGTGTCGTTTGCTGCTGGAGCATGGCTGTATGGTGAACTATCTCAGTAAGACCGGGGAGAGCGCCCTCCACATTCTGACCAAGAAGGGCCGCTTTGAGGCAGCCATGGTGTTACTCACCCACGGAGCCAACGCCAACCTGAAGGGACAGGACGGGAACACAGCTCTGCACCTCGCTATGAAG ATGGACCACATGGAGTTGATCAAAGCTCTGATTGTATTTGGTGCTGATGTGGAGATCCACAACGACTTGGGAGAAACACCTGGACTGATTGCTGCACGCACCAGCAAAG GTCCGAATAGAAAGATACTGCTGGACATGCTGTGTAGTGTAGGGGTCCAGCGGtgcctccccccctcccctgccAGTCCTCCCCCCATCTCCAACAAGGCCCCACCTCCAGGCATAG GGTTTGAGGACATCATGTTCGTGGGGGCTGCAGTCACTGCAATGAGCAGAGGCACATCTGAAGTGGACGGGCCCAAAACGGGGAAAAGGAA GATGGAAAGACTGCTGTGTCTGGATGGTGGAGGTATAAAAGGCCTGGTGCTGATCCAGATGCTGATCGCTCTAGAGAGAGAGGCCGGTCGGCCCACCAGAGAGCTCTTCGACTGGGTGGCTGGCACGAGCACTGGGGGGATTCTGGCCCTCGCTATAATCCACg GAAAGTCCATGGAGTACCTTCGCTGCCTGTACTTCAGGATGAAAGAGCAGGTGTTCAAAGGGTCACGACCCTATGAATCAGCACCACTGGAGGATTTCCTGAAGAAAGAATTTGGAGAGAACACCAAGATGACAGACGTCCAATACCCCAG GGTGATGGTGACCAGTGTTCTGGCTGACAGACATCCAGGAGAATTGCACATCTTCAGGAACTATGACCCTCCCTCCGTCCACAGAGAGCCCCCGTATGCCACCACGGCCACGTTTCAGCCTCTCACTGTCCCACAAG GATGGGAGGATGAGGATGTGTTGATAGTAGGATACACAGTGGAGCCAGCCAGAAAGCGTAGGAAGGTGACAGCTGaag AACAACTTGTGTGGCGAGCTGCCCGCTCCAGTGGTGCTGCCCCCACCTACTTCCGACCGATGGGCCGCTTTCTGGACGGAGGGCTATTGGCCAACAACCCGACACTAGACGCCATGTCAGAAATCCATCAGTACAACAAAGCCTTAAAAGCAGAG GGCCATGGGACGGAGGTCAAGAAGCTGGGTATAGTGGTCTCCCTTGGAACTG GTAAACCTCCTCAGGTGGTGGTGAGCTCTGTGGATGTTTTCCGGCCTTCTAACCCTCTGGAGCTGGCCAAGAGCTTTGTAGGAGCCAAAGAGCTGGGCAAGATGCTGGTGGACTGT TGTACAGATTCTGATGGCTGTGCAGTTGACAGAGCAAGAGCCTGGTGTGAAATGATCGACACCATCTACCACAG ATTGAGCCCCCAGCTGTCTCAAGAGGTGATGTTGGATGAAGTGAGTGACGCAGTCCTGGTGGACATGCTGTGGGAAACCCAAATGTACCTTTATGAGAAGAGAGAAGTCCTCCAATCCCTGGCAAAAGTGCTAATGGACAACTGA